A stretch of the Archocentrus centrarchus isolate MPI-CPG fArcCen1 unplaced genomic scaffold, fArcCen1 scaffold_26_ctg1, whole genome shotgun sequence genome encodes the following:
- the ak6 gene encoding adenylate kinase isoenzyme 6, giving the protein MKTKKQPNILLTGTPGVGKTTLGKELAQRTGLTYINVGDLAQEGQLYDGYDEEYQCPILDEDRVVDELDEKMIEGGVIVDYHGCDLFPERWFNIVFVLRTDNTQLYSRLEGRGYTGKKLQDNVQCEIFQTIYEEAMDAYSKEIVHQLPSNTPEDLEHNLEQIVQWTEQWMKDHN; this is encoded by the exons ATGAAGACGAAGAAGCAGCCCAACATTCTGCTCACAG GGACCCCTGGAGTTGGAAAAACCACATTAGGAAAGGAGCTGGCCCAGCGCACAGGTCTGACGTATATTAATGTAGGAGACCTTGCCCAGGAAG GACAACTATATGATGGCTATGATGAAGAGTACCAGTGCCCCATTTTGGATGAGGACAGG GTGGTGGATGAGCTGGATGAAAAGATGATTGAAGGTGGTGTGATCGTTGACTATCATGGCTGTGATCTGTTCCCTGAACGCTGGTTCAACATAGTTTTTGTTCTCCGCACAGACAACACCCAGCTGTACTCTCGCCTAGAGGGCAG GGGCTACACAGgaaaaaagctgcaggacaatgTGCAGTGTGAGATCTTCCAGACCATCTACGAGGAGGCCATGGATGCCTACAGTAAGGAGATTGTCCACCAACTACCCAGCAATACTCCTGAGGACCTAGAGCACAACCTGGAGCAGATAGTGCAATGGACTGAACAGTGGATGAAGGACCATAACTAG